One window from the genome of Candidatus Chlorohelix allophototropha encodes:
- a CDS encoding threonine ammonia-lyase has translation MVTLDDIKAAQKRLAGVTFHTPLIPCPKAAGVEAYFKPESLQPIGSFKIRGAYNCIAAMPEAQRAQGVIAYSSGNHAQGVAYAARLLGLKAVIVMPNNAPKVKVEATQGYGAEVVFYDPATQKREEVAARLMQGQNWTLVPPFNDPYVIAGQGTIGLEIYEDLPEVELALVPVGGGGLLSGIATALKSLKPSIKVIGVEPELAADAQESFRSGKIVEITAAQAGRTIADGTRTLSLGDLTFAQIRHYVDDIITVSEAEIRDAVRRLALNAKLTIEPSGALTYAAFLHHQPELPKASKVVMVLSGGNIEPELLKELL, from the coding sequence ATGGTTACGCTGGATGATATAAAAGCAGCACAGAAACGGCTTGCAGGGGTTACATTCCATACTCCATTGATACCTTGTCCGAAAGCAGCGGGGGTGGAAGCCTATTTCAAGCCAGAAAGTTTACAGCCCATCGGCTCATTTAAAATTAGAGGCGCTTACAATTGCATAGCGGCAATGCCGGAGGCACAAAGAGCGCAAGGGGTAATTGCCTATTCTAGCGGAAACCACGCGCAAGGGGTGGCTTATGCCGCTCGCTTGTTGGGCTTGAAAGCGGTAATCGTGATGCCGAACAACGCGCCAAAGGTGAAAGTTGAGGCAACACAAGGCTATGGGGCGGAAGTGGTATTTTACGACCCTGCTACCCAGAAGCGAGAAGAGGTGGCGGCGCGCCTCATGCAAGGTCAGAACTGGACATTGGTTCCGCCTTTCAACGACCCTTATGTAATCGCCGGGCAAGGTACGATTGGGCTTGAAATCTACGAGGATTTGCCGGAAGTAGAATTGGCGTTGGTTCCGGTGGGCGGAGGCGGTTTGCTCAGCGGAATAGCTACTGCCCTTAAAAGCCTCAAGCCGAGTATTAAGGTAATTGGGGTTGAGCCAGAACTGGCAGCCGATGCTCAGGAATCCTTCCGTAGCGGAAAAATTGTAGAGATAACGGCAGCGCAAGCCGGACGCACTATTGCTGATGGTACACGTACTCTTAGCTTGGGCGACCTGACCTTTGCTCAGATTCGGCATTATGTGGATGATATTATTACCGTAAGTGAAGCTGAAATTCGGGATGCTGTCCGGCGACTTGCGCTCAATGCCAAACTGACCATAGAGCCTTCCGGCGCGTTAACCTATGCCGCTTTCCTGCACCATCAGCCTGAATTGCCGAAGGCTTCAAAAGTGGTGATGGTATTAAGTGGCGGCAATATTGAACCGGAGCTTTTGAAAGAACTGCTCTGA
- a CDS encoding sacsin N-terminal ATP-binding-like domain-containing protein, with translation MTTDKTPQGSELISYLQKRFTGMWQRLASDADPTEREFFLEEYLRDLEERAYLETTIANQYRNRYLAELVQNAVDAMHRHVENNPVQSTDVEEMSMPIYRCHIQLTRAALYVANDGQPFQAEDVRSITAMGKSSKSGGRYIGYKGLGFRSVLEITAEPQIFSGDYHFRFSSADTLALLQKTNSPSEITDVPVLSVPFLCESDSLPADEHAIIADLKARGFVTVVRLPLKPGCYDEVKALCREFMQEQSLLFLPYITSLSLRLLQEPEITLSRTSEPWATLPGTEKLINLEYVTLLFQPDGAQTAWLIAKPLEPLPIAKDLLENLNDRTWLNVSSAGIALAFPVRALKSGGSYFKRRLEPLPFFTHFPTGEASGLGFAVHADFYLSASRKQIEDSLSYNRWLSGKIADFLCHSVLPELQERFPDEANLLDLLADVAYHNGAFGLAFRKILDDRLMATPFVPVGAGEYRRPREVVWTPQSGAGVLLFLKVFPHPPTGLHYPVLQLEEAYIAEEEGFEYRRVRRFLQEMGVRPVRPDELPELLPQAFKNLNDGIVTVSDICTCFALWLEQLAKGTFVPEERQRALLQAAKELPVLPVGNEWLVPNSEIIDCPASERGFEALKARRELFGALKVISEKAYSLENNEFEAQIRSWHRRLGVKSLDPEAQLYEEPYKY, from the coding sequence ATGACTACAGATAAAACGCCGCAAGGCTCAGAGCTAATCAGCTATCTGCAAAAACGCTTTACCGGCATGTGGCAGCGCTTGGCGAGTGATGCCGACCCTACCGAGCGTGAGTTTTTCCTTGAAGAATATTTGCGTGATTTGGAAGAGCGCGCCTACCTTGAAACCACCATCGCCAATCAGTACCGGAATCGCTACCTCGCCGAATTGGTGCAAAATGCGGTAGATGCCATGCACCGCCACGTTGAGAACAATCCGGTGCAATCCACAGATGTCGAAGAAATGTCGATGCCGATTTATCGCTGCCATATACAGCTTACCCGTGCTGCCCTATATGTCGCCAATGACGGACAGCCCTTTCAAGCGGAGGATGTACGCAGTATCACGGCAATGGGTAAGAGCAGCAAAAGCGGTGGGCGTTATATCGGTTATAAAGGTTTGGGTTTTCGTTCGGTGCTTGAAATAACCGCCGAGCCTCAAATATTTTCAGGCGATTATCATTTCAGGTTTAGTAGTGCCGACACGCTGGCATTGCTTCAGAAAACCAATAGCCCGTCTGAAATCACAGATGTGCCGGTTCTATCCGTGCCTTTCCTGTGTGAATCTGACAGCTTACCTGCGGATGAACACGCTATTATTGCTGATTTGAAAGCGCGCGGTTTTGTAACCGTAGTTCGCTTGCCCCTCAAACCGGGCTGTTATGATGAAGTAAAAGCGCTTTGCCGTGAGTTTATGCAAGAGCAAAGCCTGCTTTTTCTGCCCTATATTACATCCTTATCCCTGCGTTTACTCCAAGAACCGGAGATAACCCTTTCTCGAACTAGCGAACCATGGGCAACACTTCCCGGCACAGAAAAATTGATCAATCTCGAATATGTAACATTACTATTCCAACCGGATGGCGCTCAAACCGCTTGGTTAATTGCTAAACCGCTTGAGCCTTTGCCTATCGCAAAAGATTTGCTTGAGAACCTGAATGACCGCACTTGGCTGAATGTTAGCTCAGCAGGAATTGCGCTGGCTTTCCCGGTAAGGGCGCTCAAAAGTGGCGGTTCCTACTTCAAGCGCAGGCTTGAGCCGCTACCCTTTTTCACCCATTTTCCCACCGGAGAGGCGAGCGGGTTGGGATTTGCGGTTCACGCTGATTTCTATCTTTCTGCCTCTCGCAAGCAAATTGAAGATTCTTTAAGCTATAACCGCTGGTTGTCGGGTAAAATAGCGGATTTTCTGTGCCATTCTGTCTTGCCTGAATTGCAAGAACGCTTTCCAGATGAAGCCAACTTGCTCGATTTACTGGCAGATGTCGCCTATCATAACGGCGCATTCGGGTTGGCATTCAGAAAAATACTGGATGATCGCTTGATGGCAACTCCTTTTGTGCCGGTGGGCGCGGGAGAATATCGCAGACCGCGTGAGGTGGTTTGGACTCCCCAATCAGGGGCAGGGGTTTTGCTATTCCTTAAAGTGTTTCCACATCCACCCACCGGGCTGCATTATCCGGTATTACAGCTTGAAGAAGCCTATATTGCGGAAGAGGAAGGCTTTGAATATCGCAGGGTGCGCCGCTTTTTGCAAGAAATGGGCGTGCGTCCGGTCAGACCGGATGAATTACCGGAGTTACTACCACAGGCTTTTAAAAATCTTAACGATGGCATTGTGACTGTTTCTGATATTTGCACCTGTTTTGCGCTTTGGTTGGAACAACTAGCTAAAGGCACTTTTGTACCGGAAGAACGACAACGCGCTCTTCTACAAGCCGCAAAAGAACTGCCTGTTCTTCCGGTGGGCAATGAATGGCTGGTACCAAACTCTGAAATTATTGATTGCCCTGCTTCCGAGCGAGGTTTTGAAGCTTTGAAAGCGCGGCGGGAACTTTTCGGGGCTCTCAAGGTAATATCGGAAAAAGCTTACAGCCTTGAAAACAACGAATTTGAAGCTCAAATCAGGAGTTGGCACAGGCGTTTGGGGGTAAAATCGCTCGACCCCGAAGCGCAATTATACGAAGAACCTTACAAGTACTGA
- a CDS encoding phospholipase D-like domain-containing protein has product MLSRIGKAIAFLRISSIRYYFKTPAWSLTKLIFYSSLFFLLTIILLIYGGIAISSIRRLRRRYKFPHRPLKPVQVDEKHTLKIFNYGGYAFKDMLKAIDNAQESIFLETYIFKSDEIGREFKRRLIAKAQQGVKVCLAFDGYGSLLMPFGFRRFPKECLVNWYGPLYSYLNLLWLGTYVRYHRKILVIDNKIAYLGGMNIGREYATSWRDTHLRIDGPTAEEVALAFAEMWNKHNSNPRRLLNLPFKPNPDDDDILWLSQSRANVLFGNRTIRDTYMDAFKSAKKRILLTNPYFLPDDNMESYLLEAAKRGVQVEIIVPERSNHLIVDILARPVLCRLLRVGGKIWLYRGTVIHSKTAIVDDHWSSVGSANLDGRSLINHEINLFVNNRDFATEMYKMWQDDLLNCRPAELEDFSKPPVRKRIAEILLRPFKSFV; this is encoded by the coding sequence TTGCTGAGCCGTATTGGGAAAGCCATAGCTTTCTTACGGATAAGCAGCATTAGATACTACTTTAAAACCCCAGCCTGGTCGCTAACCAAGCTTATTTTTTATTCTTCTCTCTTTTTCCTTCTAACAATCATCTTGCTAATATACGGCGGAATTGCCATCAGCAGTATTCGCCGTTTGAGACGACGCTATAAATTTCCTCATCGTCCACTTAAGCCAGTTCAAGTGGATGAAAAGCATACCTTGAAAATTTTCAATTATGGCGGTTACGCCTTTAAGGATATGCTTAAGGCGATAGACAACGCGCAGGAATCCATTTTTCTGGAAACCTATATCTTCAAAAGTGATGAAATCGGGCGTGAGTTCAAACGGCGGTTGATAGCCAAAGCCCAACAGGGCGTAAAGGTATGTTTGGCTTTTGATGGATACGGTAGTCTTCTAATGCCTTTTGGTTTCCGCCGCTTTCCTAAAGAGTGCCTTGTTAACTGGTATGGTCCACTTTACAGCTACCTGAACCTGCTCTGGCTCGGTACTTATGTGCGTTACCATCGCAAAATTCTGGTCATCGACAATAAGATTGCATATCTGGGCGGTATGAACATTGGGCGCGAATATGCTACTTCTTGGCGTGATACACATTTGCGCATTGATGGTCCAACCGCGGAAGAAGTAGCATTGGCATTCGCCGAGATGTGGAACAAGCACAATAGCAATCCGCGCCGACTATTAAACTTGCCATTCAAACCTAATCCCGATGATGATGATATATTATGGCTAAGCCAGAGTCGGGCTAATGTACTTTTCGGAAACCGTACTATTCGAGATACGTATATGGATGCCTTCAAAAGCGCAAAAAAACGCATCCTACTAACTAATCCTTATTTTCTACCTGATGATAATATGGAAAGTTATCTGTTAGAAGCAGCAAAACGCGGGGTACAGGTCGAAATAATAGTGCCAGAGCGGTCAAACCACCTTATTGTAGATATTCTGGCGCGTCCAGTGCTTTGCCGTTTACTGAGGGTAGGTGGAAAGATATGGCTCTATCGCGGTACGGTAATCCATTCCAAAACCGCAATTGTGGATGATCATTGGAGTTCAGTAGGTAGCGCAAATTTGGACGGGCGGAGTCTTATCAACCATGAAATTAACCTGTTCGTGAATAACCGGGACTTTGCAACAGAAATGTACAAAATGTGGCAAGACGACTTATTGAATTGTCGCCCTGCCGAGCTTGAAGATTTTAGCAAACCCCCAGTTCGCAAACGTATAGCCGAGATTTTGCTCAGACCTTTTAAGTCCTTCGTATAA
- a CDS encoding extracellular matrix/biofilm biosynthesis regulator RemA family protein, translated as MNQPALYRNTPRLPDPEFVSVGFGGQVAMNRVLALLTPDTAPVRRLLHDARDKGLLIDATYGRKTRAVLVLDTGHVLAAALTPDTITGRYQQKQSR; from the coding sequence ATTAACCAACCGGCGTTATACCGCAACACACCGCGCCTTCCAGACCCCGAATTTGTATCGGTAGGGTTTGGTGGGCAAGTCGCAATGAACCGAGTGTTGGCGCTATTAACGCCGGATACTGCTCCGGTACGCAGACTTTTGCATGACGCACGCGACAAGGGATTGCTTATTGATGCCACATATGGACGTAAAACACGAGCCGTGCTGGTTTTGGACACCGGACATGTGCTGGCAGCCGCGCTCACGCCCGATACTATCACCGGACGCTACCAGCAAAAACAAAGCCGTTAA
- a CDS encoding NAD(P)/FAD-dependent oxidoreductase, which produces MTVAIVGAGVAGLTCAKILEERGKEVVVFEASNAIGGRVHTEYKNGYRLDRGFQVLFTAYPAVKRQLNLNALDLRRLDPGAIICVGGKREILTDPLRDMNSTLPAALSRVVTLSDKLRTLALTFRLRGSSIREVVQGEDMSSEGFLRSFGFSNKYIDYFMRPFFGGVFLDRSLHTSAKALKFDLKMLGEGDIALPVLGMQAIPEQLAYILNRKDSIRLNTPILELLKQEGKVSGVRFEGGEFEAEAVVIATPAPEAERLAGKITGLPREKHSAVTLYFEGNTRLYRTKKLLLNASPDAFINNAMLLTNVVPEYAPEGKHLLSVTLLGNPEMSDDDLFSHALVDLQKMFAGDTAALAALNSYEPLEVIRIPYAQFDQPPGIHPTLPGNTSTTPGLYFAAEFTEASSINAAMISGEKAAKEILKRT; this is translated from the coding sequence GTGACAGTGGCGATTGTAGGCGCAGGAGTAGCCGGACTTACCTGCGCTAAAATTTTGGAAGAGCGCGGCAAAGAGGTAGTGGTTTTTGAAGCCTCTAACGCAATAGGGGGACGGGTACATACCGAATATAAAAATGGGTATCGCCTTGACCGAGGTTTCCAAGTTCTTTTCACCGCTTATCCGGCAGTAAAACGGCAATTAAATTTGAATGCACTTGATTTGCGGCGATTAGACCCCGGCGCAATCATTTGCGTGGGTGGTAAGCGCGAGATACTAACCGACCCCTTACGGGATATGAACTCAACTCTACCTGCTGCCTTGAGTCGAGTAGTAACCCTGTCGGATAAACTGCGTACGCTAGCGTTGACTTTCCGCTTACGTGGAAGCTCGATTCGCGAAGTGGTACAAGGCGAGGATATGAGCAGCGAGGGTTTTTTACGCAGTTTCGGTTTCAGCAACAAATATATTGATTATTTTATGCGTCCCTTCTTTGGAGGTGTCTTTCTAGATCGTTCCTTGCACACCAGCGCTAAAGCTCTTAAATTCGATTTGAAAATGCTAGGTGAGGGCGATATAGCTTTACCGGTACTTGGAATGCAAGCTATCCCCGAACAACTAGCCTATATCTTGAACCGCAAAGACAGTATCAGGTTAAATACACCTATACTTGAACTGTTAAAGCAAGAAGGTAAGGTTAGCGGTGTAAGGTTTGAAGGGGGCGAGTTTGAAGCCGAGGCGGTAGTGATAGCCACCCCTGCCCCCGAAGCAGAGCGTCTTGCCGGGAAAATCACCGGATTACCCCGTGAAAAGCATAGTGCGGTTACGCTCTATTTTGAAGGTAATACTCGGCTTTACCGGACAAAGAAATTATTACTGAATGCCTCTCCAGATGCTTTTATCAACAATGCCATGCTACTAACAAATGTCGTTCCAGAATATGCCCCGGAAGGTAAACATCTACTTTCTGTCACCTTACTGGGCAATCCTGAAATGAGTGATGACGATTTGTTTAGCCATGCATTGGTTGATTTGCAGAAAATGTTTGCCGGAGATACTGCTGCGTTGGCAGCATTGAATTCGTATGAACCTTTGGAAGTAATACGAATACCCTATGCCCAATTTGATCAGCCGCCCGGTATTCACCCAACTTTACCGGGAAATACCTCAACTACTCCGGGTCTCTATTTCGCTGCCGAATTTACCGAAGCCAGCAGTATCAATGCGGCAATGATAAGTGGGGAGAAAGCAGCAAAAGAGATTTTGAAAAGAACATGA
- a CDS encoding response regulator, whose translation MLKAISEVGYPAQAGEETAYRAKVRVLLADDHTILRQGIRILLEAQDDFEVVGEATNGREALELARQYKPDVVLMDISMPEMNGLEATRRIKKELPQVRVVILTMHETEEYLVQILQAGANGYVLKQAADYELIEAVRIANRGDTYLYPRIAALLVTDYLKRLQAKPAGELDPAFESLTAREREILVLIAEGRTNREIAEALTLSIKTVESHRYSLMNKLNAHDRGELVRYAIRVGLIQP comes from the coding sequence GTGCTGAAAGCAATATCTGAAGTGGGATACCCGGCGCAAGCGGGCGAAGAAACCGCCTATCGAGCCAAAGTACGAGTGTTGTTGGCAGATGACCATACAATCCTGCGGCAAGGTATTAGAATTTTGCTGGAAGCGCAAGATGATTTTGAAGTGGTGGGAGAAGCCACAAACGGGCGGGAAGCCTTAGAACTGGCGCGACAATATAAACCCGATGTGGTTTTAATGGATATTTCGATGCCTGAAATGAACGGGCTAGAGGCAACGCGCCGAATTAAGAAAGAATTACCCCAAGTTCGAGTGGTAATTTTGACAATGCATGAGACAGAAGAATATTTGGTGCAAATCTTGCAAGCGGGCGCTAATGGATATGTCCTTAAACAGGCTGCCGATTATGAACTTATTGAGGCAGTACGTATAGCTAATCGGGGTGATACCTATCTTTATCCGCGTATCGCCGCCCTACTAGTGACTGACTATTTGAAACGCTTGCAGGCAAAACCTGCCGGAGAACTCGACCCTGCTTTTGAAAGCTTGACCGCGCGCGAGCGTGAGATATTGGTATTGATTGCAGAAGGACGCACCAATCGCGAAATTGCAGAGGCACTAACCCTTAGCATTAAAACGGTGGAGAGTCACCGCTACAGCTTGATGAACAAATTAAATGCTCATGACCGGGGCGAGTTAGTAAGATATGCTATCCGGGTGGGCTTAATCCAACCATAG
- a CDS encoding sensor histidine kinase yields the protein MDLNLLQLILDYAAVDILTVDSRLNIVEWSEGANQYASYPLNKGSKITECLPELIGQEAKLDLVRLGATKTYDLVHRRTTEEGINLHYSIEIEAYLLPGTLEKGLVCLLRNHDEEAILLKEQQHQIDELKQVKSTFLAIASHELRAPLTNAISFMEMVLDSSLGEMNEQQRQFLNTADRNLKNMLSMINNLLEIERLESGMIQFDLTTFDLLRYTRNLVDFFAMDLQKRNLNIIVESDGAPSYLIKADMGRVEQVMNNLLSNAIKYSRTGGSAIVIRLEKHGGHIITHITDSGIGIPETDQQMLFQRFYRASNATQEGARGSGLGLSVVKAVVEQLNGKVWVTSKVGEGSTFSLSLPSAESNI from the coding sequence GTGGATCTTAACCTACTGCAACTGATTCTGGATTACGCCGCTGTTGATATTTTAACGGTTGATTCGCGGCTCAATATTGTAGAGTGGTCGGAAGGAGCAAATCAGTACGCCTCTTATCCACTGAATAAAGGTAGTAAAATTACCGAATGTTTGCCAGAACTAATCGGGCAAGAGGCAAAACTCGACTTAGTAAGACTTGGCGCGACTAAAACTTACGACCTAGTTCACAGACGTACCACCGAAGAAGGTATCAACCTTCACTACTCGATTGAGATAGAAGCCTATCTATTGCCCGGAACGCTGGAAAAGGGGCTAGTGTGTTTGCTGCGAAATCACGATGAAGAAGCCATCTTATTGAAAGAGCAGCAACACCAGATTGATGAACTAAAACAGGTCAAATCGACTTTTCTGGCAATTGCTTCCCATGAATTGCGTGCTCCTTTAACTAACGCCATCAGCTTTATGGAAATGGTACTTGATAGTAGCCTTGGTGAAATGAATGAGCAGCAACGACAATTTCTTAATACTGCTGATCGCAATCTCAAAAATATGCTGTCGATGATCAATAACCTGTTGGAAATTGAGCGGCTGGAAAGCGGTATGATTCAATTCGATCTGACAACTTTTGACCTGTTACGCTACACCCGCAATTTGGTGGATTTTTTCGCAATGGATTTGCAAAAGCGTAACCTGAATATTATTGTTGAGTCCGATGGCGCACCTAGCTATTTGATTAAAGCAGATATGGGACGAGTGGAACAGGTAATGAACAACCTGCTTTCCAATGCCATAAAGTACAGTCGAACAGGCGGTTCTGCTATTGTGATACGGCTGGAAAAGCATGGAGGACATATAATCACGCATATTACAGATTCAGGGATTGGCATACCGGAAACCGATCAACAGATGTTATTTCAGCGATTCTATCGTGCCTCTAACGCCACCCAAGAAGGAGCGCGAGGAAGTGGACTCGGACTCTCAGTTGTTAAAGCTGTAGTTGAGCAATTAAATGGGAAGGTGTGGGTTACGAGCAAAGTAGGGGAAGGTAGCACTTTCAGTTTGAGCTTGCCAAGTGCTGAAAGCAATATCTGA
- a CDS encoding methyl-accepting chemotaxis protein, whose product MNIPRPQQNVPLLVSQISVATLGLLVILLASIANPSAYDPFTLANFSINSDIIYALLLVVTGWLCNRWLIKMPNGLYASFSMLPIQATFLIYPAAPAAIIVLIPCLLLELFQLKRGLFMAIYTAGIFVLATVAARYIYEGVGGNALVGDLKLNNILAILIAFLMFGLVSELLMSVTTILQGNLPWKNLSERVPYTTLYFGGMLLGSILLAILKFETGIIAFGLACSVAIVLGLILRQYTDTKNLSQQRMEKTRLLNQELERINNARQVAVTQINNTLYILLHLVQEYSGTSQDQQVAMIQITATIEELSRTATQIATSSDQVAKAASATIETTQNGQIAVRDTITAIQEAQVKMQEINIRILDLNQKSELIGDILATINSLSNEIRLLALNATIEASGAGIYGKRFAVVAGEVNELADRSKQAAQEIRRIINDIQYATTSSVRVTAEGLEKMERSVITAKLSEEANLEIIKQVELTAQSAESISSATQQQQHASEQVVSSVYNVTSMLKQNNEKMENVSAAATELEQAMEELLKEK is encoded by the coding sequence ATGAATATACCAAGACCGCAACAAAATGTGCCTCTTCTGGTGTCTCAAATAAGCGTTGCTACGCTAGGGTTATTGGTAATTCTGCTTGCAAGTATTGCAAATCCTTCTGCCTACGATCCATTTACACTGGCTAATTTTTCTATTAATTCTGATATTATTTATGCCCTTCTTCTCGTGGTTACGGGATGGTTGTGCAACCGCTGGCTTATCAAAATGCCAAACGGCTTGTATGCCAGCTTTTCGATGCTTCCTATTCAGGCAACCTTTCTGATTTACCCTGCTGCTCCTGCCGCTATTATAGTCTTGATACCTTGCTTATTACTGGAATTATTTCAGTTAAAACGTGGCTTATTTATGGCTATATATACTGCCGGAATATTCGTGCTGGCAACCGTCGCTGCCCGTTATATTTATGAAGGAGTCGGCGGTAATGCGCTGGTAGGCGACCTTAAACTCAACAATATTCTGGCAATACTGATCGCTTTTCTGATGTTTGGACTCGTAAGTGAATTGCTTATGAGTGTAACCACTATATTGCAGGGTAATCTACCATGGAAAAACCTATCAGAGCGTGTGCCCTATACTACTTTATATTTTGGTGGTATGTTGCTCGGCTCAATTTTGCTGGCAATTCTTAAATTTGAAACCGGTATAATAGCTTTTGGGCTTGCGTGTAGTGTTGCTATCGTACTAGGATTAATTTTAAGGCAATATACTGACACAAAAAATCTTAGCCAGCAACGAATGGAAAAAACTCGCCTTTTAAATCAAGAGTTAGAGCGTATCAATAATGCTCGTCAAGTGGCGGTTACCCAAATTAATAATACCCTGTACATTTTATTACATTTAGTTCAGGAATATTCTGGAACATCGCAAGACCAGCAAGTAGCAATGATACAGATTACCGCAACTATAGAAGAACTCAGCCGTACCGCTACCCAAATTGCCACCAGTTCTGATCAGGTTGCAAAAGCCGCCAGCGCCACCATCGAGACTACTCAAAACGGGCAAATAGCTGTAAGGGATACGATTACGGCTATTCAGGAAGCCCAAGTGAAGATGCAGGAAATTAACATCCGTATTCTGGATTTAAATCAAAAATCCGAACTTATCGGTGATATTCTTGCCACCATTAATAGTCTTTCTAATGAAATTCGGTTGTTGGCTTTAAATGCCACTATCGAAGCCAGTGGAGCAGGAATCTACGGTAAGCGTTTCGCAGTAGTGGCTGGAGAAGTAAACGAATTGGCGGATCGGAGCAAACAGGCAGCGCAGGAAATCCGGCGTATAATCAACGATATTCAGTACGCTACTACTTCCTCTGTCCGGGTAACTGCGGAAGGACTTGAGAAAATGGAGCGCAGTGTTATTACCGCAAAACTTTCGGAAGAAGCCAACCTTGAGATTATCAAGCAAGTAGAACTTACCGCCCAGTCGGCAGAATCAATCTCCTCCGCCACCCAGCAACAACAGCATGCCAGTGAGCAAGTAGTTTCCAGTGTATATAACGTAACTTCAATGTTAAAGCAAAATAATGAAAAAATGGAGAACGTTTCGGCTGCCGCAACTGAACTCGAACAAGCAATGGAAGAATTACTCAAGGAGAAATAA
- a CDS encoding LCP family protein: MAGDRQPDRHNRVPNNQQPSGDGSDKAENQQNPSRKPYQPFPEYEYRNVSRYYQRPGRAPIRDEPHPEPKTQRPPGFFVEPEPETNMPSSRPQPKSAPPRRPKTKSSGSIKSFLFYFILILIAISLLGGLYLFSRVTNVFNGISVQRVDTNGNAVQGSNVNGNGMVNILLLGLDSRNDPSEGIRSDTLILVSIDQGAKKASMLSIPRDLWVDIPGYGKNRINAAYSLGDQNKPGQGGPPLVKETIARNFGIPIHYFAQVDFEGFREIVDSIGGITIDIKKPLIDAEYPTEDYGYKRVFIPAGLQFLNGETALEYARSRHSDSDLGRNQRQQDVLLAVREKGVNLGLLTNDKLISALQHAIKTDLQWNDILGLAQTAIGMDKANIRTYAIDANMAKPTNINGMDVLVPDWTSIRELIKKFNNA; the protein is encoded by the coding sequence ATGGCAGGAGATCGACAGCCCGACAGACACAACCGAGTCCCAAATAACCAACAACCTTCGGGAGACGGTTCCGATAAAGCGGAAAACCAGCAGAATCCCAGTCGAAAGCCCTACCAACCGTTTCCAGAATATGAATACCGCAATGTTTCGCGTTATTACCAACGTCCAGGGCGTGCCCCGATTCGTGATGAACCGCACCCGGAGCCTAAAACGCAACGTCCTCCTGGTTTTTTCGTGGAACCGGAACCTGAGACAAATATGCCCTCCAGCAGGCCACAGCCAAAATCAGCGCCGCCGCGCCGTCCAAAAACTAAAAGTAGCGGTTCAATAAAGAGTTTTCTTTTCTATTTTATCCTGATACTGATAGCAATTTCACTGCTAGGTGGGTTATATCTTTTCAGCCGGGTTACTAATGTTTTCAATGGAATCTCGGTGCAACGTGTAGATACCAATGGAAACGCTGTGCAAGGCAGTAATGTAAACGGCAACGGAATGGTAAATATTCTGCTGCTTGGTTTGGATAGCCGCAATGACCCTAGCGAAGGCATCCGTAGTGATACCTTGATTTTGGTAAGCATAGATCAGGGCGCAAAAAAAGCCAGTATGCTTTCAATTCCACGCGACCTGTGGGTTGATATTCCCGGATACGGTAAGAACCGAATAAATGCCGCATATTCTTTAGGAGATCAGAATAAACCCGGTCAGGGCGGGCCTCCTTTGGTTAAGGAAACCATAGCCCGTAACTTTGGTATCCCGATACATTATTTCGCGCAGGTGGATTTTGAGGGATTCCGCGAAATAGTTGATTCAATCGGTGGTATAACTATAGATATTAAGAAACCCTTGATAGATGCGGAATATCCCACTGAAGATTATGGTTACAAGCGCGTTTTTATCCCGGCGGGCTTGCAATTTTTAAACGGTGAAACCGCGCTAGAATATGCCCGCAGCCGTCATAGTGATAGCGATTTAGGGCGAAATCAACGCCAGCAAGATGTATTGTTAGCGGTACGTGAAAAAGGCGTAAATTTAGGCTTGCTAACAAATGATAAGCTTATTAGTGCCCTTCAACACGCTATAAAAACTGATTTGCAGTGGAATGATATTCTTGGACTTGCTCAAACGGCAATCGGAATGGATAAAGCTAATATTCGTACCTATGCTATCGACGCAAATATGGCTAAGCCCACCAATATCAACGGGATGGATGTACTAGTACCCGATTGGACTAGCATTCGTGAGCTGATAAAGAAATTTAATAACGCCTGA